The window GGGTGCTCACCGAGGACGACGCGAGCCTCAAGGAGCCCGTCGCCGGGTACGCGCGCGTGGAGCTGTGGGTGGAGTCCCTGGGGCGGGTCAACTACGGGCCGCGGCTGGGCGAGCCCAAGGGGATCACCGGGGGCGTGCTGCACGAGCGGCAGTATCTGCACGACGTACGCGCGCGTGGGCTGCGGCTGGAGGCGCTGGACGACGTCGAGCGGGTCCGGGCGGTGCCGTCGCGGGAGCTGCCCGGCGACGGTGCCCCAGGTCTGTACCGGGGCACCGTCACGGTGCGGGGCGCCGGTGACGCCCGCCTGGAGCTGCCGGGCTTCACCCGCGGGTTCGCGTGGATCAACGGCTTCGGTCTGGGCCGTTACTGGTCCACGGGCCCGCAGCACTCGCTGTACGTCCCGGGGCCCGTCCTGCGGGAGGGCGGCAACGAGGTGTGGGTGCTGGAGCTGGCGGAGACGGCCCGGTGGGGGTCCGGCGAGGCGGGTGCCCCGGTGCTCCGGGCCGTCTGACGCAGCCCTGCTGACGCGCTCCTGGTACGGAGCCTGTCTACAGGGCGTTCGCCGCGCGGGCGATGTCCTTCGCGAAGGTGCTGACCTCGGTGTAGACGCCGGGCACACCGGTGCGGGCGCAGCCGTCGCCCCAGCTGACGATGCCGACCTGGATCCACTTGCCCGCGTCGTCCTTGCGGAACATGGGGCCGCCTGAGTCACCCTGGCAGGTGTCGATGCCGCCGCTCTGCCAGCCGGCGCACAGTTCCTCCTTCGACACCAGCCGGTTCCCGTAGTGGCGCTTGCACACGCGGTCGGCGACGAAGGGAACGGTGGCCTTCTGGAGCTTGGTCGTGCCCGTGCCACCACCCTCCTGGGTGTCGCCCCACCCGGCGATCGTGAACATGCCGCGGTTGTAGCGGTCCGTGGTGGCGATCTTCAGCGTCGGCTTGTCGATGGGCCGGGCGAGCTTGATCAGCGCCCAGTCCTTGCCGCTGCCGTCGTAGCCCGGGGCCACCTTGACCTTGGTCGACTTGACCTTGATCGCCGCGGAGGAGTCGAGGTCGTTGACACCCGCGGTGACGGTGATGCTGGTGTTGTTGCCGGAGCCGTCCATGCAGTGGGCGGCGGTCAGCACGACGTCCTTCTTGTAGAGCGCCCCGCCGCAGCCCATGGAGAGATGGACCATGAACGGGAACTCGCTCTGCGCGGCGGGCGTTCCCCCGACGACACGGGTGGACGCGGCCTGCGCGCTGAGGGGCTGAAGGGAGGCGACCGCGAGGGCCACGGCACCGACCGCCGCGGCTCTTTTGGCCAGGGTTATGCCGCTTCTCTTCGGCGAGCTAAGGGTCAACGTACGTCCTTTCATGGCGTGTTGAGCGGCCCGCAGTATGAAGATCAGGTGGCATGCTTGACAAGGACGGATCTCACGTCCCGGGCATGGAACCTCGCCGGGGAAAAACCCCTCACATCCCCGTAGAGTGGAATCGGGTTCAAGGCGTCTTGGGGGTACGGGCGTGGCGAACGGCGGACCGGTCCAGCACGGCTTCCCACACCTTCAGACGGTGCGGGCCTCGATCACCGCGCTCTACAAGCGGCTGTCGTACGACACCGTCCAGACGTTCGCGACCAGCGTGCTGCCGGCCGATGTGGCGTTCTGCGACACGGATGATCTGTATCTGGGCGCGCAGCGGGTGGCCCGCGAACTGGTGCGGCACTACCGCCTGCCGGACGCCCGGCTGGTCGTCAGCTTCCGGGAGATGAACCACGCGGCCAGCGTCGAACTCGCCGCCGGGCCCGAGTACTTCGTCGAGCTGAACGACCGCTTCCGCACCCACCGACGGGACATCGGGGCGGCGCTCGCCCACGAGGTGATGCATGTGTACCTGCACCGCCTGGACCTGTCCTTCCCCGGGACCCGGGAGAACGAGATCCTCACCGACACGGCGGCGACGTATCTCGGCGCGGGCTGGCTGCTCCTCGACGCGTACCGGGAGGACGCGGCGTCCTCGCAGAAGCTGGGGTATCTGACGCCGGAGGAGTTCGGGTACGTCCTCGCCAAGCGGGCGCTGGTCTTCGCCGAGGATCCGTCGGTGTGGTTCACCAGTCCGCAGGCGTACAC of the Streptomyces sp. T12 genome contains:
- a CDS encoding trypsin-like serine protease; this translates as MKGRTLTLSSPKRSGITLAKRAAAVGAVALAVASLQPLSAQAASTRVVGGTPAAQSEFPFMVHLSMGCGGALYKKDVVLTAAHCMDGSGNNTSITVTAGVNDLDSSAAIKVKSTKVKVAPGYDGSGKDWALIKLARPIDKPTLKIATTDRYNRGMFTIAGWGDTQEGGGTGTTKLQKATVPFVADRVCKRHYGNRLVSKEELCAGWQSGGIDTCQGDSGGPMFRKDDAGKWIQVGIVSWGDGCARTGVPGVYTEVSTFAKDIARAANAL